A stretch of the Candidatus Baltobacteraceae bacterium genome encodes the following:
- a CDS encoding GNAT family N-acetyltransferase, with protein sequence MQSKASARIRLVGSARDFRAFRDLVVEYENALPAELRHAALQRELENLRRNYGPPNALFVATVEDAPAGCVALIPLDASTGVIQRLYVKPSYRKLGVARALLAGLIDVARRRGHSRVVLDTDRERLRAAYTLYLALGFQRCDPYGEVEYASPTFMQLRLL encoded by the coding sequence TTGCAATCGAAGGCGAGCGCACGCATCCGGCTCGTCGGGAGTGCGCGGGATTTTCGCGCGTTTCGCGACCTGGTCGTCGAGTATGAGAACGCCCTGCCGGCGGAACTTCGACATGCGGCGCTGCAACGCGAACTCGAGAATCTGCGCCGCAACTATGGGCCGCCGAACGCGCTCTTCGTCGCCACGGTTGAGGACGCACCCGCGGGCTGCGTCGCCTTGATTCCACTCGATGCATCGACCGGAGTAATTCAAAGACTTTACGTCAAGCCATCGTATCGAAAACTGGGCGTCGCACGCGCTTTGCTCGCCGGCCTTATCGACGTCGCGCGCCGGCGCGGGCACAGCCGGGTCGTGCTCGACACCGATCGCGAGCGTTTGCGCGCCGCCTACACGCTATATCTCGCGCTTGGATTCCAGCGATGCGACCCGTATGGCGAGGTGGAATACGCCTCGCCAACCTTTATGCAGCTCCGGCTTCTATAA
- a CDS encoding VOC family protein has product MQKIVPFLWFENKAEEAAHFYVSIFKNSKIEDISRYGDAGPGPSGSVMVVEFQLDGQDFMAINGGESPALAGPAAIALFVNCETQPELDTLWEKLSEGGEILQCGWLRDKYGFSWNIVPVGLGDVLGGPDPVKSQRAMKAMLQMKKLDIDALKEAYAGG; this is encoded by the coding sequence ATGCAAAAGATCGTCCCGTTCCTGTGGTTTGAGAACAAGGCCGAAGAGGCCGCGCATTTTTACGTGTCGATCTTTAAGAACTCAAAGATCGAAGATATCAGCCGCTATGGAGACGCCGGCCCCGGACCGAGCGGTTCGGTGATGGTTGTGGAGTTTCAACTAGACGGGCAAGATTTTATGGCGATCAACGGCGGCGAATCGCCTGCGCTTGCCGGCCCGGCGGCGATCGCGCTATTCGTGAATTGCGAAACGCAGCCCGAACTCGACACCCTGTGGGAGAAGCTCTCCGAAGGCGGTGAGATTCTCCAATGCGGCTGGCTGCGCGACAAGTACGGCTTTTCGTGGAACATCGTTCCCGTGGGTTTGGGCGACGTGCTGGGCGGCCCCGATCCCGTCAAATCGCAGCGCGCGATGAAGGCGATGCTCCAGATGAAAAAGCTCGACATCGATGCGCTAAAAGAAGCGTACGCCGGCGGATAG
- a CDS encoding helix-turn-helix domain-containing protein: MPARTYGQYCGFSRALEVVGERWALLIVRDLLVGPKRFSDLQRGLPGIPSNILTARLKELEESGVVVRAVVPRPSNAIVYELTEVGRELEEPVIALGRWGAKRLGDPRRDEIVTEDSMATALLSTFRPESAARGSVNYELRLGEIVVNAQVRNRTVTVGRGPLPKPDLIIVAGPGIRALMAREITPQEALKKKVVSITGDPKLLTTFAQTFQI; encoded by the coding sequence GTGCCGGCACGGACTTACGGTCAATACTGCGGATTCTCAAGAGCGCTCGAAGTCGTCGGCGAGCGCTGGGCGTTGCTTATCGTTCGCGACCTGCTCGTCGGCCCCAAGCGCTTTAGCGATCTACAGCGCGGCCTGCCCGGCATCCCGAGCAATATTTTAACGGCCAGGCTCAAGGAACTAGAAGAATCGGGCGTCGTCGTGCGCGCGGTCGTGCCGCGCCCCTCCAACGCAATCGTGTACGAGCTGACCGAAGTGGGCCGCGAACTCGAAGAGCCGGTCATCGCGCTCGGGCGCTGGGGCGCCAAACGCCTGGGGGATCCGCGCCGCGACGAGATCGTGACCGAGGATTCGATGGCGACGGCGCTGCTCTCCACCTTCCGTCCAGAATCGGCGGCGCGCGGCAGCGTAAATTACGAACTGCGCCTCGGCGAGATCGTCGTGAACGCGCAGGTGCGAAACCGCACGGTGACCGTCGGCCGCGGACCGTTACCCAAGCCCGACCTGATCATCGTAGCCGGGCCCGGAATCCGCGCGCTGATGGCGCGCGAGATTACGCCGCAAGAGGCTTTGAAAAAGAAGGTCGTCAGCATCACCGGCGATCCAAAGCTGCTGACGACCTTCGCGCAAACGTTCCAGATTTAG
- a CDS encoding SRPBCC family protein — MSQEVRHVYQVYIRTTAETLWDAITNPEVTENYFFGGRFESDWRAGSPLVLRDPSDNEIMLDNTVIAADKPHKIVHTFKPGGATSEPSRVTWEIKPVGEVCLLEVTHEFDDANSPDVAGTQNGWPIVLSGLKTYLETGARLNVPMPSAAGA, encoded by the coding sequence ATGAGCCAAGAAGTACGCCACGTCTATCAAGTGTATATCCGCACCACGGCGGAAACGTTGTGGGATGCCATTACGAATCCCGAGGTAACCGAGAACTATTTCTTTGGAGGCAGGTTCGAATCGGACTGGCGAGCCGGATCGCCGCTGGTTCTGCGGGATCCATCGGATAACGAGATCATGCTCGACAACACCGTGATCGCCGCCGATAAGCCGCATAAGATCGTTCACACGTTCAAGCCGGGCGGCGCGACGAGCGAACCGTCTCGCGTGACCTGGGAAATCAAACCCGTGGGTGAGGTCTGTTTACTCGAGGTGACGCACGAGTTCGACGACGCGAATTCGCCCGACGTGGCGGGAACTCAGAACGGCTGGCCGATCGTGCTCTCGGGCCTCAAAACGTACCTCGAGACCGGCGCGCGGCTGAACGTCCCGATGCCGAGCGCCGCCGGCGCTTAA
- a CDS encoding helix-turn-helix domain-containing protein has protein sequence MDAVFKALADPNRRELLDQLFKRDGQTLGELCEYLDMSRFGAMKHLRILEDAQLVVTRRVGREKFHYLNPVPIQRVYDRWVSKYAAGVAKTLSTLKDTLEKR, from the coding sequence GTGGACGCAGTCTTCAAGGCGCTGGCCGACCCGAACCGGCGCGAACTCCTGGACCAGCTCTTCAAGCGCGACGGACAGACGCTCGGCGAACTTTGCGAGTATTTGGACATGTCGCGATTCGGCGCGATGAAGCACCTGCGCATACTGGAAGACGCGCAACTCGTTGTGACGCGTCGCGTCGGGCGCGAAAAATTTCACTACTTAAACCCGGTGCCCATTCAACGCGTGTACGATCGATGGGTCAGCAAATACGCTGCCGGGGTGGCAAAGACACTATCAACGCTAAAAGACACATTGGAGAAACGATGA
- a CDS encoding tetratricopeptide repeat protein gives MNDENNAHAAWEKRLEVLWAAIDDHSESEFIALMDALAAELPPGSAIGFFERAGARDSTGHPDLAVPLYEAALQAGLSAERRRRAIVQLASSRRNLGDPQAAVALLAAELDAGSDALDGAVRGFLALALVDAGREREAVSVALTALSAYLPRYNRSLARYAQDLIAESPTF, from the coding sequence GTGAACGATGAGAACAACGCGCATGCCGCTTGGGAAAAGCGTCTGGAAGTACTTTGGGCCGCTATCGACGACCACTCCGAGAGCGAGTTCATCGCCCTGATGGACGCGCTAGCCGCCGAGTTGCCGCCGGGGAGCGCTATCGGATTTTTCGAGCGGGCCGGAGCGCGCGATTCCACCGGCCATCCCGATCTCGCAGTGCCCCTGTACGAGGCTGCGTTGCAGGCAGGCTTGAGCGCGGAGCGCCGCCGGCGCGCGATCGTTCAGCTGGCCAGCTCGCGTCGAAATCTGGGCGACCCGCAAGCCGCAGTAGCGCTGCTCGCGGCCGAACTCGATGCGGGATCGGACGCATTGGATGGAGCGGTCAGAGGTTTCCTCGCGTTAGCACTCGTCGACGCCGGGCGCGAGCGCGAGGCCGTTTCCGTCGCGCTCACCGCGCTCTCCGCGTACTTGCCGCGGTATAACAGATCGCTGGCCCGCTACGCGCAAGACCTGATCGCAGAATCCCCGACCTTTTAA
- a CDS encoding DUF2277 domain-containing protein: MCRSIRILFNSDPPATEDEIRAASLQFVRKLSGFAKPSHANGAAFDRAVDDVAAVARGLMESLVTSAAPRDRKRLPGARA, translated from the coding sequence ATGTGCCGAAGCATCCGTATCCTGTTCAACTCCGATCCGCCCGCAACCGAAGACGAGATCCGGGCGGCTTCGCTTCAGTTCGTTCGCAAGCTCTCCGGTTTTGCGAAACCCTCGCACGCGAACGGAGCGGCGTTCGATCGCGCGGTCGACGACGTCGCGGCCGTGGCGCGAGGACTGATGGAGTCGCTCGTGACCTCCGCCGCGCCGCGCGACCGCAAGCGGTTACCAGGCGCGCGAGCCTAA